A genomic stretch from Primulina huaijiensis isolate GDHJ02 chromosome 14, ASM1229523v2, whole genome shotgun sequence includes:
- the LOC140957750 gene encoding acyl-coenzyme A thioesterase 2, chloroplastic-like isoform X2, which translates to MESNPSSPNPIPIYSNFTSPFEYSPEKSESKSSTRKPLSLWPGMYHSPVTTTLWETRSKIFERLLDPPLDAPPQSELLTKKPSQSRMTVLYNFSNDYTLREQYRDPWNEVRIGKLLEDLDALAGTISVKHCSDDNSTTRPLYLVTASVDKMVLKKPIFVDVDLNLSGAVIWVGRSSIEIQLDVTQPATAEDTDSVALTANFIFVARDYKTGKAAPVNRLAPETEQEKLLYEAAELRSKLRKNKLNGDKKVGENGEVNRFKALLAEGRVFCDMPALADRDCILLRDTRLENSLICQPQQRNIHGRIFGGFLMLRAFELAFSTSYVFAGVMPSFMEVDHVDFLKPVDVGDFLRFKSCVLYTEFQDSDRPLIHVEVVAHVTRPEFRSSEVLLHIHRSSRGEGNDE; encoded by the exons ATGGAGTCCAATCCCTCTTCCCCAAATCCAATTCCAATTTATTCCAATTTTACTTCACCATTTGAGTACTCTCCCGAGAAAAGTGAATCCAAATCTTCAACAAGGAAGCCTCTTAGTTTGTGGCCTGGAATGTACCACTCACCTGTCACAACTACCCTTTGGGAAACAAGGTCTAAGATCTTTGAAAGGCTTCTTGATCCTCCGCTTGATGCCCCCCCACAGAGTGAATTGCTCACAAAAAAACCATCACAGAGCAGAATGACTGTTCTGTACAATTTCTCTAATGATTATACGCTGAGAGAGCAATACAGGGATCCTTGGAATGAGGTCAGAATTGGGAAGTTGCTTGAAGATCTTGATGCTCTTGCAGGAACCATATCTGTCAAG CACTGTTCAGATGATAATAGCACTACTAGACCACTCTATCTGGTGACTGCTTCTGTTGACAAAATGGTGCTAAAGAAGCCAATTTTTGTTGACGTTGATCTGAATTTATCTGGTGCTGTAATTTGGGTTGGCCGGTCTTCAATTGAGATTCAGCTCGATGTGACTCAGCCCGCCACTG CTGAAGACACCGATTCAGTTGCCTTGACTGCGAACTTTATTTTTGTGGCTCGTGATTACAAGACGGGTAAAGCTGCTCCTGTGAATCGACTAGCGCCAGAAACAGAACAAGAGAAGTTGCTCTATGAGGCTGCAGAACTAAGAAGCAAACTGAGAAAAAATAAGTTAAATGGTGATAAAAAAGTTGGTGAAAATGGAGAGGTGAACAGATTCAAAGCATTACTAGCTGAGGGACGCGTCTTCTGTGACATGCCAGCCTTGGCAGACAGAGACTGCATTCTTCTTAGAGATACTCGCCTCGAGAACTCTTTAATTTGTCAGCCACAGCAAAGAAACATTCATGGTAGGATCTTTGGAGGGTTTCTGATGCTCCGAGCATTCGAATTAGCTTTTTCAACATCCTATGTGTTTGCTGGAGTGATGCCATCCTTTATGGAAGTTGATCATGTTGATTTTTTGAAACCG GTGGATGTCGGAGACTTCTTACGTTTCAAATCATGTGTATTGTATACAGAATTCCAGGATTCGGATCGGCCCCTAATCCACGTAGAAGTTGTCGCTCATGTTACAAGGCCTGAATTCAGGTCTAGTGAG
- the LOC140957182 gene encoding uncharacterized protein: MTTNGVESINSRLRAEWDLPIVSLLDALQKLTSCWFSRYRNAVAASTTIETPAVESILRERFNASQKNHVYELNSLQYHVYTQDDHETVDFANNSCSCRVYDFDRIPCSHAIAASYAAKLSIYDLCSEYYTTRTRMLAYSCTIYPVPQCSEWTMTTGPLERKLPPPNVKRKRGRRKVNRNPSIEKRKWVLLLEIAKERTWCRENTDNMG, from the exons ATGACAACCAATGGAGTGGAGTCAATAAATTCTAGATTGCGTGCTGAATGGGATCTTCCAATTGTTTCATTGTTAGATGCACTTCAAAAACTGACTTCATGTTGGTTTAGCCGATATCGTAATGCCGTGGCAGCATCTACGACTATAGAAACTCCGGCCGTTGAGTCAATTCTTCGTGAAAGGTTCAATGCTTCTCAAAAAAATCACGTCTATGAATTAAATAGCTTGCAGTATCATGTTTACACCCAAGATGACCATGAAACTGTTGATTTTGCAAATAATTCATGTAGTTGTAGAGTTTATGATTTCGATAGAATTCCATGTTCGCATGCCATTGCAGCTAGCTATGCAGCAAAATTGAGCATTTATGACTTATGCTCGGAGTATTATACTACTCGTACACGGATGCTTGCTTACTCTTGTACTATATATCCTGTGCCTCAATGTAGCGAATGGACGATGACAACCGGTCCATTGGAACGAAAGTTGCCGCCACCTAATGTGAAAAGAAAGCGCGGAAGGAGAAAAGTGAACAGAAATCCATCTATTG AAAAGAGAAAATGGGTCTTGCTGTTAGAAATTGCAAAGGAGAGAACATGGTGTAGAGAAAATACTGATAACATGGGTTAG
- the LOC140957748 gene encoding asparagine synthetase [glutamine-hydrolyzing] isoform X2 produces the protein MCGILAVLGCSDDCQAKRVRVLELSRRLKHRGPDWSGLYQHGDCYLSHQRLAIVDPASGDQPLFNEDGKIVVTVNGEIYNHEALRKNLPNHKFRTGSDCDVIAHLYEEHGENFVDMLDGMFSFVLLDTRDNSFLAARDAIGITSLYIGWGLDGSVWISSELKGLNDECEHFEVFPPGHLYSSKMAGLRRWYNPPWFSEAIPSTPYVPLDLRRAFEKAVIKRLMTDVPFGVLLSGGLDSSLVAAVTARHLAGTKAAKHWGVQLHSFCVGLEGSPDLKAAREVADYLGTVHHEFHFTVQDGIDAIEDVIYHIETYDVTTIRASTPMFLMSRKIKSLGVKMVLSGEGSDEIFGGYLYFHKAPNKDEFHRETCHKIKALHQYDCLRANKATSAWGLEARVPFLDKEFVNAAMSIDPEWKMIKPEQKRIEKWILRKAFDDEERPYLPKHILYRQKEQFSDGVGYSWIDGLKAHAEQHVNDRMMLNAAHIFPHNTPITKEAYYYRMIFDRFFPQNSASLTVPGGASVACSTATAVAWDESWSKNLDPSGRAAIGVHNSPYEKRATVVANGKLPTKVTEPVARVMGTTAPGLTIRG, from the exons ATGTGTGGGATACTAGCAGTTTTGGGTTGTTCCGATGACTGTCAAGCCAAGAGGGTTCGTGTCCTCGAGCTTTCACGCAG ATTGAAGCACAGGGGACCTGATTGGAGTGGACTTTATCAGCATGGGGACTGCTATTTGTCCCACCAAAGGCTAGCAATTGTGGATCCGGCCTCCGGCGACCAACCCCTCTTCAATGAAGATGGCAAGATTGTAGTCACG GTAAATGGAGAAATCTACAACCATGAGGCATTGCGTAAGAATTTGCCTAATCACAAGTTCCGAACTGGAAGTGATTGCGATGTTATTGCTCATCTA tATGAAGAGCATGGAGAAAATTTTGTGGATATGCTGGATGGAATGTTCTCATTTGTGTTGCTCGATACTCGTGATAACAGCTTTCTTGCTGCCCGTGACGCCATTGGGATCACTTCCTTGTATATCGGCTGGGGACTTGATG GTTCGGTTTGGATATCATCGGAGCTGAAAGGGTTGAATGATGAATGCGAGCATTTTGAAGTTTTCCCTCCAGGGCATTTGTACTCGAGCAAGATGGCCGGTCTTCGAAGATGGTACAATCCTCCATGGTTCTCCGAGGCCATTCCTTCAACCCCATATGTACCTTTAGACCTGAGGCGTGCTTTTGAAAAA GCCGTTATTAAGAGGCTGATGACTGATGTTCCATTTGGAGTTCTTTTATCGGGAGGACTTGATTCATCATTAGTTGCTGCTGTTACGGCTCGTCACTTGGCGGGCACGAAAGCTGCGAAACATTGGGGAGTGCAGCTGCATTCTTTCTGTGTTGGCCTTGAG GGGTCGCCTGATCTGAAAGCTGCAAGAGAAGTTGCTGATTATTTGGGTACTGTTCACCATGAATTTCATTTCACCGTTCAG GATGGTATCGATGCGATTGAGGATGTGATATATCATATTGAAACATATGATGTAACTACAATTCGGGCAAGCACTCCAATGTTCCTTATGTCACGTAAGATCAAATCACTTGGAGTGAAAATGGTCTTATCAGGTGAAGGCTCGGACGAGATTTTTGGTGGTTATTTATACTTCCATAAGGCGCCTAACAAGGATGAATTCCATCGTGAAACTTGCCACAAG ATTAAGGCCCTTCACCAATATGATTGTTTGCGAGCAAATAAGGCAACTTCTGCTTGGGGTTTAGAGGCGCGAGTTCCATTTTTAGACAAGGAATTTGTGAATGCTGCAATGAGCATTGACCCTGAGTGGAAAATG ATCAAACCAGAGCAAAAACGTATTGAGAAGTGGATTTTGAGGAAGGCCTTCGATGATGAGGAGCGCCCTTATCTTCCGAAG CATATTCTCTACAGGCAAAAGGAACAATTTAGTGATGGTGTGGGCTATAGTTGGATTGATGGACTCAAAGCTCACGCTGAACAACAT GTCAATGACAGGATGATGCTCAATGCTGCGCATATCTTTCCCCATAATACTCCAATCACAAAGGAGGCCTACTATTACAGAATGATATTCGACAGATTCTTCCCACAG AACTCGGCCAGCCTCACTGTCCCAGGTGGTGCCAGTGTGGCTTGCAGCACTGCTACTGCTGTGGCATGGGACGAATCTTGGTCCAAAAACCTTGACCCATCAGGCAGGGCTGCCATTGGTGTGCATAATTCGCCCTACGAGAAACGTGCAACCGTTGTCGCTAACGGGAAGTTGCCTACTAAAGTCACCGAGCCCGTGGCACGAGTGATGGGGACTACTGCACCAGGGCTAACCATTCGGGGCTAG
- the LOC140957748 gene encoding asparagine synthetase [glutamine-hydrolyzing] isoform X1 has product MCGILAVLGCSDDCQAKRVRVLELSRRLKHRGPDWSGLYQHGDCYLSHQRLAIVDPASGDQPLFNEDGKIVVTVNGEIYNHEALRKNLPNHKFRTGSDCDVIAHLYEEHGENFVDMLDGMFSFVLLDTRDNSFLAARDAIGITSLYIGWGLDGSVWISSELKGLNDECEHFEVFPPGHLYSSKMAGLRRWYNPPWFSEAIPSTPYVPLDLRRAFEKAVIKRLMTDVPFGVLLSGGLDSSLVAAVTARHLAGTKAAKHWGVQLHSFCVGLEGSPDLKAAREVADYLGTVHHEFHFTVQDGIDAIEDVIYHIETYDVTTIRASTPMFLMSRKIKSLGVKMVLSGEGSDEIFGGYLYFHKAPNKDEFHRETCHKIKALHQYDCLRANKATSAWGLEARVPFLDKEFVNAAMSIDPEWKMSQIKPEQKRIEKWILRKAFDDEERPYLPKHILYRQKEQFSDGVGYSWIDGLKAHAEQHVNDRMMLNAAHIFPHNTPITKEAYYYRMIFDRFFPQNSASLTVPGGASVACSTATAVAWDESWSKNLDPSGRAAIGVHNSPYEKRATVVANGKLPTKVTEPVARVMGTTAPGLTIRG; this is encoded by the exons ATGTGTGGGATACTAGCAGTTTTGGGTTGTTCCGATGACTGTCAAGCCAAGAGGGTTCGTGTCCTCGAGCTTTCACGCAG ATTGAAGCACAGGGGACCTGATTGGAGTGGACTTTATCAGCATGGGGACTGCTATTTGTCCCACCAAAGGCTAGCAATTGTGGATCCGGCCTCCGGCGACCAACCCCTCTTCAATGAAGATGGCAAGATTGTAGTCACG GTAAATGGAGAAATCTACAACCATGAGGCATTGCGTAAGAATTTGCCTAATCACAAGTTCCGAACTGGAAGTGATTGCGATGTTATTGCTCATCTA tATGAAGAGCATGGAGAAAATTTTGTGGATATGCTGGATGGAATGTTCTCATTTGTGTTGCTCGATACTCGTGATAACAGCTTTCTTGCTGCCCGTGACGCCATTGGGATCACTTCCTTGTATATCGGCTGGGGACTTGATG GTTCGGTTTGGATATCATCGGAGCTGAAAGGGTTGAATGATGAATGCGAGCATTTTGAAGTTTTCCCTCCAGGGCATTTGTACTCGAGCAAGATGGCCGGTCTTCGAAGATGGTACAATCCTCCATGGTTCTCCGAGGCCATTCCTTCAACCCCATATGTACCTTTAGACCTGAGGCGTGCTTTTGAAAAA GCCGTTATTAAGAGGCTGATGACTGATGTTCCATTTGGAGTTCTTTTATCGGGAGGACTTGATTCATCATTAGTTGCTGCTGTTACGGCTCGTCACTTGGCGGGCACGAAAGCTGCGAAACATTGGGGAGTGCAGCTGCATTCTTTCTGTGTTGGCCTTGAG GGGTCGCCTGATCTGAAAGCTGCAAGAGAAGTTGCTGATTATTTGGGTACTGTTCACCATGAATTTCATTTCACCGTTCAG GATGGTATCGATGCGATTGAGGATGTGATATATCATATTGAAACATATGATGTAACTACAATTCGGGCAAGCACTCCAATGTTCCTTATGTCACGTAAGATCAAATCACTTGGAGTGAAAATGGTCTTATCAGGTGAAGGCTCGGACGAGATTTTTGGTGGTTATTTATACTTCCATAAGGCGCCTAACAAGGATGAATTCCATCGTGAAACTTGCCACAAG ATTAAGGCCCTTCACCAATATGATTGTTTGCGAGCAAATAAGGCAACTTCTGCTTGGGGTTTAGAGGCGCGAGTTCCATTTTTAGACAAGGAATTTGTGAATGCTGCAATGAGCATTGACCCTGAGTGGAAAATG TCTCAGATCAAACCAGAGCAAAAACGTATTGAGAAGTGGATTTTGAGGAAGGCCTTCGATGATGAGGAGCGCCCTTATCTTCCGAAG CATATTCTCTACAGGCAAAAGGAACAATTTAGTGATGGTGTGGGCTATAGTTGGATTGATGGACTCAAAGCTCACGCTGAACAACAT GTCAATGACAGGATGATGCTCAATGCTGCGCATATCTTTCCCCATAATACTCCAATCACAAAGGAGGCCTACTATTACAGAATGATATTCGACAGATTCTTCCCACAG AACTCGGCCAGCCTCACTGTCCCAGGTGGTGCCAGTGTGGCTTGCAGCACTGCTACTGCTGTGGCATGGGACGAATCTTGGTCCAAAAACCTTGACCCATCAGGCAGGGCTGCCATTGGTGTGCATAATTCGCCCTACGAGAAACGTGCAACCGTTGTCGCTAACGGGAAGTTGCCTACTAAAGTCACCGAGCCCGTGGCACGAGTGATGGGGACTACTGCACCAGGGCTAACCATTCGGGGCTAG